A window from Solanum stenotomum isolate F172 chromosome 5, ASM1918654v1, whole genome shotgun sequence encodes these proteins:
- the LOC125864770 gene encoding peptidyl-prolyl cis-trans isomerase-like, which translates to MANPKVFFDLTIGGQPAGRVVMELFNDATPKTAENFRALCTGEKGVGKTGKPLHYKGSSFHRVIPGFMCQGGDFTAGNGTGGESIYGSKFADENFVKKHTGPGILSMANAGPGTNGSQFFICTAKTEWLDGKHVVFGQVVEGMDVIKKAEAVGSSSGKCSKAVVVADCGQLS; encoded by the coding sequence ATGGCAAATCCTAAGGTTTTCTTCGACCTTACCATCGGAGGTCAACCGGCCGGCCGTGTAGTAATGGAGTTGTTCAACGATGCAACTCCTAAAACAGCGGAAAATTTCCGAGCACTCTGTACCGGAGAGAAAGGCGTAGGGAAGACCGGCAAGCCGTTACACTACAAAGGATCAAGTTTCCACCGTGTGATCCCAGGATTTATGTGCCAAGGAGGTGATTTCACTGCTGGAAACGGTACCGGTGGTGAATCAATCTACGGCTCCAAATTCGCAGACGAGAATTTTGTCAAAAAGCATACCGGTCCTGGAATCCTCTCCATGGCAAATGCCGGACCTGGAACTAACGGATCGCAGTTTTTCATCTGTACGGCGAAGACTGAGTGGCTTGATGGAAAACATGTTGTGTTTGGGCAAGTGGTTGAAGGTATGGATGTGATTAAGAAGGCGGAGGCCGTTGGATCTAGCTCCGGTAAGTGCTCGAAAGCAGTTGTGGTGGCTGATTGTGGCCAACTTTCCTAG